The following proteins are encoded in a genomic region of Magnolia sinica isolate HGM2019 chromosome 1, MsV1, whole genome shotgun sequence:
- the LOC131243950 gene encoding ADP-ribosylation factor GTPase-activating protein AGD12-like isoform X3 — translation MSNQQYEYGRPSPGNLRKLKELLLKSDNRTCADCGAPDPKWASANIGVFICLKCCGVHRSLGTHISKVLSVTLDDWSDDEIDFMSEVGGNISANAIYEAYLPKGFSKPGPNSSHEERMNFIRSKYELQEFLKPSLRIASFASAMSSLNSSDSGKNMDSFRVMSKKTKVQTTVINSNLNPVWNEELMLSVPQNYGALKLQVFDHDTFSADDIMGEAEIDIQPLVAAATAFEDVDMYGNMQIGKWLKSADNALVRDSTINIIDGKVKQEVSLKLQNVESGEVDVELEWMPLDQ, via the exons atgagtaaccaacaatacgaatatgggaggccttccccag GGAATTTAAGGAAACTGAAAGAGCTTTTGCTTAAAAGTGATAATCGCACTTGTGCTGATTGTGGTGCTCCAGATCCTAAGTGGGC ATCAGCAAATATAGGAGTCTTCATATGCTTAAAATGTTGTGGTGTGCACAGAAGTCTGGGTACTCATATTTCAAAG GTCTTGTCCGTGACATTAGATGATTGGTCTGATGATGAAATTGACTTCATGAGTGAGGTTGGTGGAAATATTTCTGCAAATGCAATCTACGAGGCTTATCTACCTAAAGGATTTTCAAAGCCTGGTCCAAACTCGAGTCACGAGGAACGCATGAATTTCATTAG GTCCAAGTATGAGTTGCAAGAATTCTTGAAACCAAGCTTGCGAATTGCCTCATTTGCTTCTGCCATGAGCTCTCTCAATTCTAGTGATTCTGGAAAGAATATGGATAGTTTCCGTGTCATGTCAAAGAAGACG AAGGTGCAAACTACGGTTATCAACAGCAATTTAAATCCCGTCTGGAATGAGGAGCTTATGCTGTCAGTACCACAGAACTATGGGGCCCTGAAACTG CAAGTGTTTGATCATGACACGTTTTCGGCTGATGACATCATGGGAGAAGCTGAAATTGACATCCAGCCATTGGTGGCAGCAGCCACGGCATTCGAGGATGTGGACATGTATGGGAACATGCAGATTGGCAAATGGCTGAAATCAGCGGACAATGCGCTCGTCCGGGACAGCACCATCAACATCATCGACGGGAAGGTGAAACAGGAGGTGTCTCTCAAGCTACAGAACGTGGAGTCTGGAGAGGTCGATGTAGAATTGGAATGGATGCCGTTGGATCAATAG
- the LOC131243950 gene encoding ADP-ribosylation factor GTPase-activating protein AGD12-like isoform X1, producing MSNQQYEYGRPSPGNLRKLKELLLKSDNRTCADCGAPDPKWASANIGVFICLKCCGVHRSLGTHISKVLSVTLDDWSDDEIDFMSEVGGNISANAIYEAYLPKGFSKPGPNSSHEERMNFIRSKYELQEFLKPSLRIASFASAMSSLNSSDSGKNMDSFRVMSKKTVGMVEFIGLLKVKVIKGTNLAIRDMRSSDPYVIVNIGQQKVQTTVINSNLNPVWNEELMLSVPQNYGALKLQVFDHDTFSADDIMGEAEIDIQPLVAAATAFEDVDMYGNMQIGKWLKSADNALVRDSTINIIDGKVKQEVSLKLQNVESGEVDVELEWMPLDQ from the exons atgagtaaccaacaatacgaatatgggaggccttccccag GGAATTTAAGGAAACTGAAAGAGCTTTTGCTTAAAAGTGATAATCGCACTTGTGCTGATTGTGGTGCTCCAGATCCTAAGTGGGC ATCAGCAAATATAGGAGTCTTCATATGCTTAAAATGTTGTGGTGTGCACAGAAGTCTGGGTACTCATATTTCAAAG GTCTTGTCCGTGACATTAGATGATTGGTCTGATGATGAAATTGACTTCATGAGTGAGGTTGGTGGAAATATTTCTGCAAATGCAATCTACGAGGCTTATCTACCTAAAGGATTTTCAAAGCCTGGTCCAAACTCGAGTCACGAGGAACGCATGAATTTCATTAG GTCCAAGTATGAGTTGCAAGAATTCTTGAAACCAAGCTTGCGAATTGCCTCATTTGCTTCTGCCATGAGCTCTCTCAATTCTAGTGATTCTGGAAAGAATATGGATAGTTTCCGTGTCATGTCAAAGAAGACG GTAGGAATGGTGGAATTCATCGGGTTGCTGAAAGTTAAAGTGATAAAAGGCACCAATTTAGCTATTAGAGACATGCGAAGCAGTGATCCTTATGTGATTGTCAATATTGGACAACAG AAGGTGCAAACTACGGTTATCAACAGCAATTTAAATCCCGTCTGGAATGAGGAGCTTATGCTGTCAGTACCACAGAACTATGGGGCCCTGAAACTG CAAGTGTTTGATCATGACACGTTTTCGGCTGATGACATCATGGGAGAAGCTGAAATTGACATCCAGCCATTGGTGGCAGCAGCCACGGCATTCGAGGATGTGGACATGTATGGGAACATGCAGATTGGCAAATGGCTGAAATCAGCGGACAATGCGCTCGTCCGGGACAGCACCATCAACATCATCGACGGGAAGGTGAAACAGGAGGTGTCTCTCAAGCTACAGAACGTGGAGTCTGGAGAGGTCGATGTAGAATTGGAATGGATGCCGTTGGATCAATAG
- the LOC131243950 gene encoding ADP-ribosylation factor GTPase-activating protein AGD12-like isoform X2, translated as MSNQQYEYGRPSPGNLRKLKELLLKSDNRTCADCGAPDPKWASANIGVFICLKCCGVHRSLGTHISKVLSVTLDDWSDDEIDFMSEVGGNISANAIYEAYLPKGFSKPGPNSSHEERMNFIRSKYELQEFLKPSLRIASFASAMSSLNSSDSGKNMDSFRVMSKKTVGMVEFIGLLKVKVIKGTNLAIRDMRSSDPYVIVNIGQQQVFDHDTFSADDIMGEAEIDIQPLVAAATAFEDVDMYGNMQIGKWLKSADNALVRDSTINIIDGKVKQEVSLKLQNVESGEVDVELEWMPLDQ; from the exons atgagtaaccaacaatacgaatatgggaggccttccccag GGAATTTAAGGAAACTGAAAGAGCTTTTGCTTAAAAGTGATAATCGCACTTGTGCTGATTGTGGTGCTCCAGATCCTAAGTGGGC ATCAGCAAATATAGGAGTCTTCATATGCTTAAAATGTTGTGGTGTGCACAGAAGTCTGGGTACTCATATTTCAAAG GTCTTGTCCGTGACATTAGATGATTGGTCTGATGATGAAATTGACTTCATGAGTGAGGTTGGTGGAAATATTTCTGCAAATGCAATCTACGAGGCTTATCTACCTAAAGGATTTTCAAAGCCTGGTCCAAACTCGAGTCACGAGGAACGCATGAATTTCATTAG GTCCAAGTATGAGTTGCAAGAATTCTTGAAACCAAGCTTGCGAATTGCCTCATTTGCTTCTGCCATGAGCTCTCTCAATTCTAGTGATTCTGGAAAGAATATGGATAGTTTCCGTGTCATGTCAAAGAAGACG GTAGGAATGGTGGAATTCATCGGGTTGCTGAAAGTTAAAGTGATAAAAGGCACCAATTTAGCTATTAGAGACATGCGAAGCAGTGATCCTTATGTGATTGTCAATATTGGACAACAG CAAGTGTTTGATCATGACACGTTTTCGGCTGATGACATCATGGGAGAAGCTGAAATTGACATCCAGCCATTGGTGGCAGCAGCCACGGCATTCGAGGATGTGGACATGTATGGGAACATGCAGATTGGCAAATGGCTGAAATCAGCGGACAATGCGCTCGTCCGGGACAGCACCATCAACATCATCGACGGGAAGGTGAAACAGGAGGTGTCTCTCAAGCTACAGAACGTGGAGTCTGGAGAGGTCGATGTAGAATTGGAATGGATGCCGTTGGATCAATAG